Proteins encoded in a region of the Populus nigra chromosome 3, ddPopNigr1.1, whole genome shotgun sequence genome:
- the LOC133690170 gene encoding outer envelope pore protein 16-3, chloroplastic/mitochondrial, with protein sequence MDPSEKRYLEDDDTPMMKTIKGATMGLVSGTIWGTIVATWHDVPRVEKSVALPGLIRTIKMMGNHGVTFAAIGGVYIGVEQLVQHYRMKRDFINGAVGGFVAGSTILGFKGRNIKNAIAAGAALAVTSAIIDAGGQTTRMDTGKEYYPYTTKKRSAVEG encoded by the exons ATGGATCCATCAGAAAAGAGGTATTTGGAGGATGATGATACTCCAATGATGAAAACTATCAAGGGTGCGACTATGGGTTTGGTCTCCGGAACTATATGGGGGACTATTGTTGCAACTTGGCATGATGTGCCTCGTGTTGAGAAAAGTGTTGCGCTTCCCGGATTGATAAGAACAATCAAGATGATGGGTAACCATGGCGTGACTTTTGCTGCTATTGGTGGTGTTTACATTGGTGTTGAGCAGCTTGTGCAGCATTATAGGATGAAGAGAGATTTTATTAATGGAGCTGTTGGTGGTTTCGTTGCTGGATCTACCATTCTAGGATTTAAAG gaagaaacataaaaaatgctATTGCTGCTGGAGCAGCACTTGCTGTTACTTCTGCAATCATTGATGCTGGAGGTCAAACCACAAGAATGGACACTGGCAAGGAGTATTATCCTTACACTACCAAGAAAAGATCCGCTGTTGAGGGATAG